The proteins below come from a single Paramormyrops kingsleyae isolate MSU_618 chromosome 25, PKINGS_0.4, whole genome shotgun sequence genomic window:
- the cxxc4 gene encoding CXXC-type zinc finger protein 4 isoform X1 encodes MTAMSNINNTLCIENGQGADVSLLQKDNLQDSGLSQLLDYNAEMERYRSFANFYKTNGAFPQTAKIARITTPIFPSARIGVSPWNCDNAMLWGRKSAAVAPNRTSMHRNESQRPGKPGVPPETLQMANNNFLSTLSPDHCRPLAGECMNKLKCGGAAEAEIMNLPERVGTFSAIPALGGISLPPGVIVMTALHSPAASAAVTDSAFQIANLADCPQNNSSASSGNPAKKKRKRCGVCAPCRRLINCGVCSSCRNRKTGHQICKFRKCEELKKKPGSSLERTPVNSGEAFRWFF; translated from the exons aTGACAGCCATGTCCAACATAAACAATACCCTTTGCATTGAGAATGGACAGGGTGCCGATGTGTCCCTGTTACAGAAGGACAATCTTCAGGACAGTGGATTAAGCCAACTTTTGGATTATAATGCCGAAATGGAACGGTACCGCTCTTTCGCCAACTTTTACAAAACGAACGGCGCCTTCCCGCAGACGGCTAAGATCGCCCGCATAACGACGCCCATTTTCCCCAGCGCCCGCATCGGCGTGTCCCCCTGGAACTGCGATAACGCCATGCTCTGGGGGAGGAAGTCTGCAGCGGTCGCTCCTAATAGGACCAGCATGCATAGAAATGAGTCCCAGAGGCCGGGCAAACCTGGCGTGCCGCCAGAGACgttgcaaatggcaaataataaTTTCCTCTCCACCTTATCCCCCGACCACTGCAGACCTTTAGCGGGGGAATGCATGAACAAGCTGAAATGCGGCGGAGCAGCTGAAGCGGAGATAATGAATCTCCCAGAACGCGTCGGAACTTTTTCCGCAATACCGGCTTTGGGGGGCATCTCATTACCTCCCGGGGTCATCGTCATGACAGCCCTGCACTCCCCCGCAGCCTCCGCCGCCGTTACAGACAGTGCGTTTCAAATTGCCAATCTGGCAGACTGCCCGCAGAATAATTCCTCGGCGTCCAGCGGCAACCCGGCCAAGAAGAAGAGGAAAAGGTGCGGGGtgtgcgccccctgcaggcggcTGATCAACTGCGGGGTGTGCAGCAGCTGTCGGAATCGCAAAACCGGCCACCAGATCTGCAAGTTTCGGAAATGCGAGGAGCTGAAGAAGAAGCCCGGCTCGTCTCTGGAG AGGACGCCAGTGAACAGCGGAGAGGCGTTCCGATGGTTCTTTTAG
- the cxxc4 gene encoding CXXC-type zinc finger protein 4 isoform X2: protein MERYRSFANFYKTNGAFPQTAKIARITTPIFPSARIGVSPWNCDNAMLWGRKSAAVAPNRTSMHRNESQRPGKPGVPPETLQMANNNFLSTLSPDHCRPLAGECMNKLKCGGAAEAEIMNLPERVGTFSAIPALGGISLPPGVIVMTALHSPAASAAVTDSAFQIANLADCPQNNSSASSGNPAKKKRKRCGVCAPCRRLINCGVCSSCRNRKTGHQICKFRKCEELKKKPGSSLERTPVNSGEAFRWFF, encoded by the exons ATGGAACGGTACCGCTCTTTCGCCAACTTTTACAAAACGAACGGCGCCTTCCCGCAGACGGCTAAGATCGCCCGCATAACGACGCCCATTTTCCCCAGCGCCCGCATCGGCGTGTCCCCCTGGAACTGCGATAACGCCATGCTCTGGGGGAGGAAGTCTGCAGCGGTCGCTCCTAATAGGACCAGCATGCATAGAAATGAGTCCCAGAGGCCGGGCAAACCTGGCGTGCCGCCAGAGACgttgcaaatggcaaataataaTTTCCTCTCCACCTTATCCCCCGACCACTGCAGACCTTTAGCGGGGGAATGCATGAACAAGCTGAAATGCGGCGGAGCAGCTGAAGCGGAGATAATGAATCTCCCAGAACGCGTCGGAACTTTTTCCGCAATACCGGCTTTGGGGGGCATCTCATTACCTCCCGGGGTCATCGTCATGACAGCCCTGCACTCCCCCGCAGCCTCCGCCGCCGTTACAGACAGTGCGTTTCAAATTGCCAATCTGGCAGACTGCCCGCAGAATAATTCCTCGGCGTCCAGCGGCAACCCGGCCAAGAAGAAGAGGAAAAGGTGCGGGGtgtgcgccccctgcaggcggcTGATCAACTGCGGGGTGTGCAGCAGCTGTCGGAATCGCAAAACCGGCCACCAGATCTGCAAGTTTCGGAAATGCGAGGAGCTGAAGAAGAAGCCCGGCTCGTCTCTGGAG AGGACGCCAGTGAACAGCGGAGAGGCGTTCCGATGGTTCTTTTAG